From a single Vicugna pacos chromosome 4, VicPac4, whole genome shotgun sequence genomic region:
- the NPAP1 gene encoding nuclear pore-associated protein 1, which translates to MPKMQYLIRQAGYPQVGMLPLVRWGDPPKKPVLSARNSMMFGHRSTTRIPPMKGKFSLPRSPPEQVAKARKPVPCSHILLPRPKKSEVKVQEEPRKGAAKEEEAHMKTKRQDDWHREPHSKGYMPLTSRPLETNGVATFPKCSPEPLDFLPRHPEGNLSENTQTSLRNFSPERHVTGSDSPVGDVLPPSKPDPDAAVFSAPTTCCSLLPKRPTKGLGEDHRPNSPGSPTSGKEMQREKPSDMPSRSTSSAVSASSRRCKRKIPLPLLLPLPLPLPPPLQLQWGRGELPPPPKLPCLALDKNLGPLEKNTECQWNKSFENTRKVMEDCSAPQPAPSFSLPASQVATFTLKVPATTTHLADISSRAPIQSVPPPSPTSRHTVPSSTPLATPADSLPPSGPSHSVVATSSLTSNLPTCPSTSTFFQPSSYKNESPTPMCIDSPPPLFLPTSLPVPSTIPTTSVAVPSTITALASTGLTSQPTSDPGVTDMDTTPPSYAVIFRVEQRHPEGVPVSTSPPVQMVPHPNSQPTLRTSDGQQRASLPRAPVVTSLPLSASGAIYAPTGSTSANVMPAFDINAMDTTPPSQAVIFHSPPISRDNHYPFHMTVPGSDNTPPSGSNAVAYASPGLPAKSVKRQATHSKPLSDSVISSQITVSACNRQVSKTTGNPVAPAQNKGLTYPAGWPARGSRMQPSLLGSPSATTVNTAPASGGNLNILPSGASTTAGFGVATKMPSTSSSPSANTTPGQPMFKGPTTPMDSGSSGVNMSALHPTNSGVSQPLNFRAGLSRALHHFCSSSGQIVWGPSSHTMAAVVGGPSTIPVFGHIPDSTLSPNTWGIPVANTNGTVMAGNNTIPMTGSPSVSTFHNGTWDPPGHREWSTLKRSIIPKKECVSRDRSISTFHQNHTTSVGTASACTTPGVRHTSSSTRFPNTWGQPVQSSSWGTRRDDIIPMAGGPGITAFHQYSWGPPGQYPGSAAGGNNIAPAPLMAGPSINTSHQTWNPSMQSTGNAVRNSTIPAVTGYTYGPLFIQSNWGTPGQNPGGAMGVSTTHT; encoded by the coding sequence ATGCCAAAAATGCAGTATCTCATCAGGCAGGCCGGGTACCCCCAAGTGGGGATGCTTCCCTTGGTGAGGTGGGGGGACCCGCCAAAGAAGCCCGTGCTGTCTGCCCGTAATTCCATGATGTTCGGGCACCGAAGTACCACCAGGATCCCTCCTATGAAGGGCAAATTTTCTCTCCCGCGTTCACCACCTGAGCAGGTAGCCAAGGCTAGAAAGCCAGTACCATGCAGTCACATTCTGCTTCCTCGCCCAAAGAAGAGTGAGGTGAAGGTCCAAGAAGAGCCCAGAaaaggagcagcaaaggaggaggaGGCTCACATGAAGACCAAACGACAGGACGACTGGCACAGAGAACCCCACAGCAAAGGGTATATGCCGTTGACATCTAGGCCCCTGGAGACCAATGGAGTCGCCACGTTTCCCAAGTGCAGTCCTGAGCCTCTGGACTTCCTTCCCAGGCACCCAGAAGGCAACTTGAGTGAGAACACCCAGACGTCTCTGAGGAATTTTTCCCCAGAAAGACATGTCACCGGCTCAGACAGCCCTGTTGGAGATGTCCTGCCTCCTTCAAAGCCTGATCCCGATGCCGCAGTGTTCTCTGCCCCAACCACATGCTGCTCCCTGCTGCCGAAGAGGCCAACAAAAGGGCTGGGTGAAGACCACCGGCCGAATTCACCAGGCTCACCAACTTCTGGGAAGGAGATGCAGCGTGAAAAGCCTTCAGACATGCCATCAAGAAGCACTTCTTCAGCGGTATCTGCCAGCAGTAGACGCTGCAAGCGGAAAATTCccctgccgctgctgctgccgctgccgctgccgctgccgccgccgctacAACTGCAGTGGGGTCGAGGTGAGCTGCCCCCTCCTCCTAAACTTCCTTGCTTGGCTCTTGACAAAAATCTGGGCCCCCTGGAGAAGAACACTGAGTGTCAGTGGAACAAGAGCTTCGAGAACACAAGGAAGGTCATGGAAGACTGCAGTGCCCCTCAGCctgccccttccttctccctaccTGCCTCGCAGGTGGCTACTTTCACTCTGAAGGTCCCTGCTACTACCACCCACTTGGCTGACATATCTTCCAGGGCCCCCATACAGTCTGtccccccaccttcccccacATCTAGACACACAGTCCCTAGCTCCACTCCTCTAGCTACTCCTGCTGATTCTCTTCCTCCTTCGGGTCCCTCTCATTCAGTTGTAGCTACATCATCTCTTACTTCTAACCTCCCCACATGTCCTAGCACCTCAACCTTCTTCCAACCGTCCTCCTACAAAAACGAATCCCCAACACCTATGTGTATAGATTCTCCCCCTCCTTTGTTCTTACCTACCTCTCTTCCAGTCCCTTCCACCATTCCCACCACTTCTGTGGCAGTCCCTTCTACCATCACAGCCCTGGCATCAACAggtttgacctcccagcctactTCAGATCCTGGAGTCACGGACATGGACACCACTCCCCCTTCCTACGCTGTCATTTTTAGGGTGGAGCAGAGGCATCCTGAAGGGGTACCAGTCTCCACCAGCCCACCTGTGCAAATGGTCCCCCATCCCAACTCGCAGCCTACACTCAGGACCTCTGACGGGCAGCAGAGAGCCTCTCTCCCTAGGGCTCCTGTTGTCACCAGTCtccctctttcagcttctggggCCATCTACGCTCCAACAGGCAGCACCTCTGCAAATGTCATGCCAGCTTTTGACATCAATGCTATGGATACCACGCCTCCTTCCCAGGCTGTTATTTTCCACTCTCCCCCTATCTCCAGAGATAATCATTACCCATTTCACATGACTGTTCCTGGTTCTGATAACACACCACCCAGTGGCAGCAATGCTGTAGCCTATGCCTCTCCTGGTTTACCTGCAAAGTCAGTCAAAAGACAGGCTACACATTCCAAGCCTCTCTCAGACTCAGTAATTAGCTCTCAGATCACAGTTAGTGCCTGTAATAGGCAGGTGTCTAAAACCACTGGAAACCCAGTGGCCCCAGCACAAAATAAAGGCCTAACTTATCCTGCAGGCTGGCCAGCCAGAGGCAGCAGGATGCAACCAAGTTTGCTAGGTTCCCCATCTGCCACCACTGTGAACACCGCGCCAGCTTCTGGTGGCAACCTGAATATTCTCCCCAGCGGTGCATCCACTACTGCTGGCTTTGGAGTTGCCACAAAGATGCCTAGCACCAGTAGCTCACCGTCTGCCAATACCACACCAGGCCAACCTATGTTTAAGGGACCTACAACCCCTATGGATAGTGGGAGCTCTGGAGTCAATATGTCTGCCCTACACCCCACTAATTCAGGGGTATCCCAACCACTCAACTTTAGGGCAGGACTGAGCAGGGCACTCCACCACTTCTGTTCCTCCTCGGGCCAAATAGTCTGGGGTCCATCTAGCCACACTATGGCTGCTGTGGTAGGAGGACCAAGCACCATCCCAGTATTTGGACACATACCTGATTCTACCTTAAGTCCAAACACCTGGGGCATACCTGTGGCAAACACAAATGGTACAGTCATGGCAGGGAACAACACCATCCCCATGACTGGAAGTCCTAGTGTTTCCACTTTCCATAATGGCACCTGGGACCCACCAGGACACAGAGAATGGTCTACACTTAAAAGATCCATTATCCCGAAGAAGGAATGTGTGTCAAGGGACAGGTCTATCTCCACTTTTCATCAGAACCACACCACATCTGTTGGAACTGCAAGTGCCTGCACCACCCCTGGGGTTAGACACACTTCTAGTTCTACCCGCTTTCCAAACACCTGGGGCCAACCTGTCCAGAGTTCAAGCTGGGGTACAAGAAGGGACGACATCATTCCCATGGCTGGAGGACCTGGTATTACTGCTTTTCATCAGTATAGCTGGGGCCCACCTGGCCAATACCCAGGTAGTGCAGCTGGAGGGAACAATATCGCACCTGCACCCTTGATGGCAGGCCCCAGTATCAACACCTCCCATCAGACTTGGAACCCATCgatgcagagcacagggaatgcAGTGAGGAACAGCACTATACCTGCTGTGACTGGATACACTTATGGTCCCCTGTTCATACAGAGCAACTGGGGCACCCCTGGACAAAACCCAGGTGGTGCAATGGGGGTCAGCACCACGCATACTTAG